One Amorphoplanes digitatis genomic window carries:
- a CDS encoding response regulator transcription factor: protein MRITVIEDDDRVARGLVTVLAQAGFEVHRAATAAEAAVAAPSEVVLVDLGLPDGDGLDVIRRLRDRPETAVIVVTARSEEHERVRGLRAGADDYIVKPFGVAELLARIDAVLRRTRGARALCHPGEPLVLGPMRIGVGTREVTVGGTPVALTRKEFELLLLLARRAPNVVSRDVIIDQIWGATWESTTRTLDTHIAALRHKLGRGGLIRTVHGVGYRLLADQPELIG from the coding sequence ATGCGGATTACCGTCATCGAGGATGACGACCGCGTGGCGCGGGGTCTGGTGACCGTTCTGGCCCAGGCCGGCTTCGAGGTGCACCGCGCCGCCACCGCCGCGGAGGCCGCGGTGGCCGCACCGTCCGAAGTGGTGCTCGTCGATCTCGGCCTGCCCGACGGCGACGGGCTCGACGTGATTCGCCGGCTGCGTGACCGGCCGGAGACCGCCGTCATCGTCGTGACCGCGCGGTCGGAGGAGCACGAGCGGGTCCGCGGCCTTCGCGCCGGCGCCGACGACTACATCGTCAAACCGTTCGGCGTCGCCGAGCTGCTGGCCCGGATCGACGCCGTCCTGCGGCGCACCCGGGGCGCCCGGGCCCTGTGCCACCCGGGCGAGCCGCTCGTCCTCGGCCCGATGCGCATCGGGGTCGGCACCCGCGAGGTCACCGTCGGCGGCACGCCGGTCGCGCTCACCCGCAAGGAGTTCGAGCTGCTCCTGCTGCTGGCCCGGCGGGCGCCGAACGTGGTCAGCCGCGACGTCATCATCGACCAGATCTGGGGCGCGACCTGGGAGTCCACCACCCGCACCCTGGACACCCACATCGCGGCGTTGCGGCACAAGCTCGGCCGGGGCGGGCTCATCCGCACCGTACACGGGGTGGGCTATCGGCTCCTGGCCGACCAGCCGGAGCTGATCGGCTAG
- a CDS encoding tripartite tricarboxylate transporter substrate-binding protein gives MRMISRHRLAARVFAAVGVVSLVAACSDDGGTGGDGGAAGYPDQNITIVVPFSAGGPTDTVTRMISEPMAKALGGKIVVQNVEGAGGTVGAGEVARAEPDGYTVLMHHIGMSTAPALYKDLGYQPLEDFETVGLVTEVPMTIVARKDFEPATFQDLVTYVKANAAKVTLANAGIGAASHLCGLLFQSAAGVKLQEVPYEGTGPALTDLVGGQVDFMCDQTTNTTGQISAGAVKAYAVTTPERVKSLPDLPTTAEAGMPQLQVSVWHGLYVPDGTPPEVVQKLSDALKVALADQAVIDAMAKLGTAPVPAADATPQAHRAHLEEQLGTWAKVISDAGVKAS, from the coding sequence ATGAGAATGATCAGCAGGCACCGGCTCGCCGCGCGGGTGTTCGCCGCGGTCGGCGTCGTCTCGCTCGTCGCCGCGTGTTCCGACGACGGCGGCACCGGGGGCGACGGCGGGGCGGCCGGCTACCCGGACCAGAACATCACCATCGTCGTGCCGTTCAGCGCCGGCGGCCCGACGGACACCGTCACCCGGATGATCTCCGAGCCGATGGCGAAGGCGCTCGGCGGCAAGATCGTCGTCCAGAACGTCGAGGGCGCGGGCGGCACGGTCGGCGCCGGCGAGGTCGCGCGGGCCGAACCCGACGGCTACACGGTGCTGATGCACCACATCGGCATGTCCACGGCGCCCGCCCTGTACAAGGACCTGGGCTACCAGCCGCTCGAGGACTTCGAGACGGTCGGGCTCGTCACCGAGGTGCCGATGACGATCGTCGCCCGCAAGGACTTCGAGCCCGCCACGTTCCAGGACCTGGTGACCTACGTGAAGGCGAACGCCGCCAAGGTCACCCTGGCCAACGCCGGCATCGGCGCCGCGTCGCACCTGTGCGGCCTGCTGTTCCAGTCCGCCGCCGGCGTCAAGCTCCAGGAGGTCCCGTACGAGGGGACCGGCCCCGCCCTGACCGACCTCGTCGGCGGCCAGGTCGACTTCATGTGCGACCAGACGACGAACACCACCGGCCAGATCTCCGCCGGCGCGGTGAAGGCGTACGCGGTCACCACACCGGAGCGGGTGAAGAGCCTGCCCGACCTGCCGACCACGGCCGAGGCGGGGATGCCTCAGCTACAGGTCAGCGTCTGGCACGGCCTCTACGTCCCGGACGGAACGCCGCCCGAGGTCGTACAGAAATTGTCCGACGCGCTGAAGGTGGCGCTGGCCGACCAGGCGGTCATCGACGCGATGGCGAAGCTCGGCACCGCGCCGGTCCCGGCCGCGGACGCGACACCGCAGGCGCACCGGGCCCACCTCGAGGAGCAGCTCGGCACCTGGGCGAAGGTCATCTCCGACGCCGGGGTCAAGGCCTCCTGA
- a CDS encoding tripartite tricarboxylate transporter TctB family protein, which yields MERRRSVPDILAGSLFVVIGGAFVVGSLGYRLGDPVRMGPGYFPLLVGAIVAALGLAIIVKGLVAGEVLPFGPVPWRAVAAIVLAILFFGFAIRRLGFVPTSAVTALLATLASPRVRPLTAVAVAAGLTVAATLIFVIGLQLRIPLWGS from the coding sequence GTGGAACGCCGACGGTCCGTCCCGGACATCCTCGCCGGGAGCCTCTTCGTCGTGATCGGCGGCGCCTTCGTGGTGGGGTCGCTCGGCTACCGGCTGGGCGACCCCGTGCGGATGGGCCCCGGCTACTTCCCGCTGCTGGTCGGGGCGATCGTCGCCGCGCTCGGCCTGGCGATCATCGTCAAGGGGCTGGTCGCCGGCGAGGTGCTCCCGTTCGGGCCGGTGCCCTGGCGCGCGGTCGCCGCCATCGTCCTCGCGATCCTGTTCTTCGGATTCGCCATCCGGCGCCTCGGGTTCGTGCCGACCTCGGCGGTGACCGCGCTGCTCGCCACCCTGGCCAGCCCGCGGGTGCGGCCGCTCACGGCCGTCGCCGTCGCCGCCGGGCTGACCGTCGCCGCGACCCTCATCTTCGTCATCGGACTCCAGCTGCGGATCCCGCTGTGGGGCTCGTGA
- a CDS encoding tripartite tricarboxylate transporter permease: MELFDNLALGFSTALLIENVLYCFLGVLLGTAVGVLPGIGPTATVAMLLPITFNFEPVTALIMLAGIYYGAQYGGSTTAILINLPGESSAAVTALDGHEMARQGRAGPALAVAAIGSFIAGTVATVVLAVAAPPLAGVALRFGPAEYFSLVLLGLIVSIALARGSALKALAMIALGILFGTVGQDIYTGTPRFVFEQRELYGGIDFVSVAVGMFGVAEILRNLESGQIRTAIVGKVRNLWPTAEDRRRMVGPIARGTGLGSALGVLPGGGHVLASFTSYVVEKRISRRPQEFGHGAIEGVAGPESANNAAAQTSFIPLLTLGLPAHPVMALMVGAFIVHGITPGPNVINDEPALFWGLIASMWIGNVLLVLLNLPLIGIWVRMLRIPYEVLFPMIILFAAIGTYSLGFNAYDVYAIALFGILGYVLIKCGCEPAPLLLGFVLGPLLEKNLRRALIISHGDTSVFLTRPISAALLALAAAALVITVLPAIRRRREVVFAEEE, translated from the coding sequence ATGGAACTCTTCGACAACCTCGCGCTGGGCTTCTCGACGGCGTTGCTGATCGAGAACGTCCTCTACTGCTTCCTGGGAGTACTGCTCGGCACGGCGGTCGGCGTGCTGCCCGGCATCGGGCCGACCGCGACGGTGGCGATGCTGCTGCCGATCACTTTCAACTTCGAGCCGGTCACGGCGCTGATCATGCTGGCCGGCATCTACTACGGCGCACAGTACGGCGGCTCGACGACCGCCATCCTGATCAACCTCCCCGGCGAGTCGTCGGCCGCGGTCACCGCGCTCGACGGCCACGAGATGGCCCGCCAGGGCCGGGCCGGCCCGGCCCTGGCCGTCGCCGCGATCGGCTCCTTCATCGCCGGTACGGTGGCCACGGTCGTGCTGGCCGTCGCGGCCCCGCCGCTGGCCGGCGTCGCCCTGCGGTTCGGCCCGGCCGAGTACTTCTCGCTGGTGCTGCTCGGCCTGATCGTGTCGATCGCGCTGGCCCGCGGCTCGGCGCTCAAGGCGCTGGCGATGATCGCGCTCGGCATCCTGTTCGGCACGGTGGGACAGGACATCTACACCGGTACGCCGCGGTTCGTGTTCGAGCAGCGCGAGCTCTACGGCGGCATCGACTTCGTGTCGGTCGCCGTCGGCATGTTCGGGGTCGCCGAGATCCTGCGCAACCTGGAGAGCGGGCAGATCCGCACGGCCATCGTCGGCAAGGTGCGCAACCTCTGGCCGACGGCCGAGGACCGGCGCCGGATGGTCGGCCCGATCGCGAGGGGCACCGGCCTCGGCTCCGCCCTCGGCGTGCTGCCCGGCGGCGGCCACGTGCTGGCATCCTTCACCTCGTACGTCGTCGAGAAGCGGATCTCGCGGCGGCCGCAGGAGTTCGGGCACGGCGCGATCGAGGGCGTGGCCGGCCCCGAGTCGGCGAACAACGCCGCCGCGCAGACGTCGTTCATCCCGCTGCTCACCCTGGGCCTGCCCGCCCACCCGGTGATGGCGCTGATGGTCGGCGCGTTCATCGTGCACGGCATCACACCCGGGCCGAACGTCATAAACGACGAGCCGGCGCTGTTCTGGGGCCTGATCGCGTCGATGTGGATCGGCAACGTGCTGCTCGTGCTGCTGAACCTGCCGCTGATCGGCATCTGGGTACGCATGCTGCGCATCCCGTACGAGGTGCTGTTCCCGATGATCATCCTGTTCGCCGCGATCGGCACGTACTCGCTGGGTTTCAACGCCTACGACGTGTACGCGATCGCCCTGTTCGGGATCCTGGGCTACGTCCTGATCAAATGCGGCTGCGAGCCGGCGCCGCTGCTGCTCGGCTTCGTCCTCGGGCCGCTGCTGGAGAAGAACCTGCGGCGGGCGCTCATCATCTCCCACGGCGACACCTCGGTCTTCCTGACCCGGCCGATCTCCGCGGCGCTCCTGGCCCTGGCCGCGGCGGCACTCGTCATCACCGTCCTCCCGGCGATCCGCAGGCGGCGCGAGGTCGTGTTCGCCGAGGAGGAATAG
- a CDS encoding class I SAM-dependent methyltransferase, with amino-acid sequence MQLALDARAIAKRYCRNADGSPRSCAPYHASWPVLSLLSAVASAGHNESFFVRYIRQTAAAKGPLSIVICALADFEMLRVTLQALGGGRGHHVFILDSCPTPIMVGRHFLRIVAPAGTAVSFGLVRAEEIALRSGSVDLIATDMFLNKVPFADQPAVVSEWHRVLKRGGEVVTTVHLAENGLRIPLRADDAQVDDFSRRVVRQAATQPLLSRVEARLIAEEYAQHNTSYPIVEVDFKNYFHGFATEVVERATFEECLTWASARVVATRA; translated from the coding sequence ATGCAGTTGGCCCTCGACGCGCGTGCCATCGCCAAGCGTTATTGCAGAAACGCGGACGGCAGTCCCCGTTCGTGCGCGCCGTACCACGCGTCATGGCCCGTGCTGAGCCTGCTGTCGGCGGTCGCCTCGGCCGGTCACAACGAAAGCTTCTTCGTCAGATACATACGGCAGACCGCCGCCGCCAAGGGGCCGTTGTCCATTGTGATTTGCGCGCTCGCGGACTTCGAAATGCTCAGGGTGACGCTCCAGGCGTTGGGCGGCGGGCGCGGGCACCACGTATTCATCCTGGACTCGTGCCCGACACCGATCATGGTGGGCCGGCATTTCCTGAGGATCGTGGCGCCGGCCGGCACCGCCGTCTCCTTCGGGCTCGTCCGGGCCGAGGAGATCGCCCTGCGCAGCGGAAGTGTCGACCTCATCGCCACGGACATGTTCCTGAACAAGGTGCCGTTCGCCGATCAGCCGGCCGTGGTGTCGGAATGGCATCGCGTGCTCAAACGCGGCGGCGAGGTCGTCACCACGGTGCATCTGGCCGAGAACGGGCTGCGTATCCCGCTGCGGGCCGACGACGCCCAGGTCGACGACTTCAGCCGGCGGGTCGTGCGGCAGGCCGCGACCCAGCCATTGCTGAGCCGGGTCGAGGCAAGACTCATCGCCGAGGAGTACGCGCAGCACAACACCAGTTATCCGATCGTCGAAGTCGACTTCAAGAACTACTTCCATGGATTCGCCACCGAGGTCGTCGAACGGGCTACCTTCGAGGAATGTCTGACCTGGGCCAGCGCACGCGTCGTGGCGACCCGGGCCTGA
- a CDS encoding serine/threonine protein kinase, with protein sequence MSDLGQRTRRGDPGLTARPGPPGVPGGWDIDFGSTRLVRDFRSTIVEVPGRGLVYKTRTLRAVEYAEIGEVLERLIGGVVDGFPEIIDFRLTQLAGERRLHLLVEHVDGISLAHRHNAAWDNEPSFTDWVRRRPIASRMGLVRQAERTIEHLHELGLHFPDFKTEQLMIRDGDRLCVVDIDGVVLRGGFVARMGLWHSPALPREPRSDDAADQRRMARVRHELIHGTHAEG encoded by the coding sequence ATGTCTGACCTGGGCCAGCGCACGCGTCGTGGCGACCCGGGCCTGACGGCACGCCCCGGTCCTCCCGGCGTCCCGGGGGGATGGGACATCGATTTCGGCAGCACCCGGCTTGTGCGGGACTTCCGGTCGACGATCGTCGAGGTGCCCGGCCGTGGACTCGTCTACAAGACCCGCACGCTGCGCGCCGTGGAGTACGCCGAGATCGGCGAGGTCCTCGAACGCCTCATCGGCGGCGTCGTCGACGGCTTCCCCGAGATCATCGACTTCCGCCTCACCCAGCTCGCCGGCGAGCGCCGGCTGCACCTGCTCGTCGAACACGTCGACGGCATCTCGCTGGCGCACCGGCACAACGCGGCCTGGGACAACGAGCCGTCCTTCACCGACTGGGTCCGGCGCCGCCCGATCGCGTCCCGAATGGGCCTGGTCCGGCAGGCCGAACGCACCATCGAGCACCTGCACGAACTCGGACTCCACTTCCCGGACTTCAAGACCGAGCAACTCATGATCCGGGACGGTGACCGGCTCTGCGTCGTGGACATCGACGGTGTGGTGCTCCGCGGCGGCTTCGTCGCGCGGATGGGCCTGTGGCACAGCCCGGCCCTGCCCCGCGAACCGAGGAGCGACGACGCCGCGGATCAGCGCCGGATGGCCCGCGTACGGCACGAACTCATCCATGGCACGCATGCTGAAGGGTGA
- a CDS encoding phenylacetate--CoA ligase family protein, which translates to MARMLKGDVVDKFSPREHLRLLRSYLAHYPDFARFPHRDAEQVREFQWARVKAILEIAYHSSPFYQRLYRAHGVQPADVRTWEDFARLPTVTKQDIMGSERECLVRGARTDRLRRSRSSGSSGQFIEVYSDTGHWLASALATFRMMQQSFGFNPFRSRGGAVIYTSELPFQARFGLYTAAYLNTLMPRAEMIRRLVRIEPEYIVSYPSIIAELMAHFPAECRRLRPKAILTNSEQSTQLQRDQMASFFGCPVPDEYSTEELREVAFQCAHGAYHLQEDCVYTEILDPERNEVRPDGQVGEIVGTSFTNPTMPFVRYRQGDLGSLRPAACDCGRTGRILDDISGRKNSSFRLTNGDVIPSGRILDWTYKLFIDLAVPIAQFEVVQTATTDVTVRIVTAAGYDDPVHGEMIRQSFRGEFGSLLSVRVETVAELARTPAGKHIPIRSLVW; encoded by the coding sequence ATGGCACGCATGCTGAAGGGTGACGTTGTGGACAAGTTCTCACCCCGGGAACATCTGCGCCTGCTCCGGTCGTATCTCGCGCACTATCCGGACTTCGCCCGGTTCCCGCACCGCGACGCCGAGCAGGTCCGTGAGTTCCAATGGGCCCGGGTGAAGGCGATCCTGGAGATCGCGTACCACTCCAGCCCTTTCTACCAGCGCCTGTACCGGGCGCACGGCGTACAGCCCGCCGACGTGCGTACGTGGGAGGACTTCGCCCGGCTGCCCACCGTGACCAAGCAGGACATCATGGGCTCCGAGCGGGAGTGCCTCGTCCGGGGCGCCCGCACAGACCGGCTCAGGCGCTCGCGAAGTTCAGGATCGTCGGGGCAGTTCATCGAGGTCTACTCCGACACCGGGCACTGGCTGGCCTCGGCACTGGCGACCTTCCGGATGATGCAACAGTCCTTCGGATTCAACCCGTTCCGATCCCGCGGCGGCGCGGTGATCTACACCTCGGAGCTGCCGTTCCAGGCGAGGTTCGGGCTGTACACGGCGGCTTACCTCAACACGCTGATGCCACGAGCCGAGATGATCCGCCGGCTGGTGCGGATCGAACCGGAGTACATCGTGTCGTATCCGTCCATCATCGCCGAGCTGATGGCGCACTTTCCCGCCGAATGCCGCCGCCTGCGACCGAAGGCGATTCTGACCAACTCCGAGCAGTCCACCCAGCTCCAACGCGATCAGATGGCGTCGTTCTTCGGCTGCCCGGTGCCCGACGAATACTCGACGGAGGAGCTGCGCGAGGTGGCCTTCCAATGCGCGCACGGCGCGTACCACCTACAGGAGGACTGCGTGTACACGGAGATCCTCGACCCGGAACGCAACGAGGTGCGGCCGGACGGCCAGGTCGGCGAGATAGTCGGCACCTCGTTCACCAATCCGACGATGCCGTTCGTCCGCTACCGGCAGGGCGACCTCGGCTCGCTGCGGCCTGCGGCGTGCGACTGCGGCCGGACCGGCCGGATCCTCGACGACATCTCCGGCCGCAAGAACTCGTCGTTCCGGCTGACCAATGGAGACGTGATCCCCTCTGGCCGGATCCTCGACTGGACCTACAAGCTGTTCATCGACCTGGCCGTGCCGATCGCGCAGTTCGAGGTGGTGCAGACCGCGACGACCGACGTGACCGTCAGGATCGTGACCGCGGCCGGGTACGACGATCCGGTACACGGCGAGATGATTCGGCAGAGCTTCCGGGGCGAGTTCGGCAGCCTGCTGTCCGTGCGGGTGGAGACGGTGGCCGAGCTTGCTCGTACACCCGCCGGGAAGCACATCCCGATCCGCTCGCTCGTCTGGTGA